GGAGGTCGTCTTTGTCGGCTTCGGAGAGCCGACGATGCGTCTCGCCGATCTCGTCGAGCTCATCACCTATGTGAAGCGGCATCATCCGGAGGTAAAAACCCGTCTCAACACGAACGGCCTTTCCGATCTCGCCTATGGACGTGACACCTCGAAGGACTTTGCGGGTCATATTCTCGATACGGTCTCTATCAGCCTCAACGCGTCCAATGCGGAGAGATACCTCGAACTGACCCGATCCGTGTACGGAATCCGGTCTTTCACCGCGATGCTCGACTTTGCCGAGCATATGAAAGCCTATGTGCCGAACGTCGTCTTAACGATCGTCGATGAGGTCGAAGGGCCGGAGGAGATCGAGCGATGCAGGAAAATCTGCGCCGACCGAGGGCTCACCCTGCGCGTACGGCCGTATGAGGCGAATTAAGGAAACACTGATAAATTCAGCCCGATCATCTTGGTGCATCTTTTCCGCCCGCACTTCGGCGTCAAATCCTCCACAGAGCACCACTCTGCGTCCGGTTTGCCACCTTGTTCGGACGAAAAATCTACACCAATCTGACAGACTTCATTTTATCAGCGTTTCCTTCAGACCGCGCTTTGAGCGCCGGCGGCTTGTGTGACGGCTGTGACGGCGCGGATCGGTCGCGTCGGAAACGCGCTTGTATATGCGGCTGAGAAAGGGAAGCTATGACTGCATTTCAAAAGGGAACGATCGCGATCTTCGCGACGTATGTGATGTGGGGATTCTTCCCGCTCTATTGGCGTCTGATGGAGAGCGTGGACTCGATGGAGATCCTCGCGCAGCGCATGGTCTGGTGCTTTATCTTCATGCTCTTTGTCATTACGGCAAAGCGGAGCCGGCACGGACTTGCCGATGCGTGCCGCGGCCTTCTGCGGCAGCGTACGAGAATGCTGGCGCTCTTTTCGGCGGCAATTTTTATCAGTCTCAACTGGCTGACGTTCATTTGGGCGGTCAATCACGACCACGTGGTGGACTGCGGCATAGGCTACTACATCAATCCGCTCGTGACGATCGCCTTCGGCGTCATCTTCTTCCGCGAGCGTCTGACGCCGACGAAGAAGCTCTGCATCGTGCTCGCCGCAATCGGGATTTTCATCATGACGGTGCAGACGGGGACGCTGCCGTACATCGCGCCTGTACTGGCGTTTACGTTCGGCGCCTACGGCGCGGTAAAGAAGAAGCTGCAGATGAACCCGATTCACAGCATCATGCTGGAGACGGCGATTCTCGCGCCGATCGCGCTCCTTTACAGCGTGTATCTCATCAAAGGGCAGGTCAGCACGATTGACTTTGACGATGTGCCGCTGCTCTTTGTCATCGCGGGCATGGGGGCGGTCACGACGGTGCCGCTCATGCTGTTCTCCTACGGGGCGAATCTCCTGCCTCTGAACGTCATCGGATTTTTGCAGTACATCAGTCCGACACTGCAGCTCCTCCTGGGAATATTTTTCTTTCAGGAGCCGTTCACGGTGCCGCAGTTTGCCGCCATGTCGTTCATCTGGGCGGCGCTCTTGCTGTTTACGCTGTCGGAGAGTCTGCGGCACCGATGACGGACTTGCGGAAACAGCGCGGCGGCAATCGCTCATTCGCGAGCGGTGCGTCCGAAGATTTCGTGTTGTTTTTCCAGGCGCACCTTGCTATACTACAAGAATGGAAGATGGCGAAGCGCATATATATGCGTACTCGCGGGAGACGGTGCGGGAGCCGAAGGCGCCTGCACAGCGGATAAGGAGGGGCATTATGAAAAAGTTCATCAACCGTCCGGAATCGGTCGAGCGGGAAATGACGGAAGGGCTCGTAAAGGCGTATCCTCAAAAGCTGGAAAAGCTGCCCGAGGGCAACATTGTCGTCCGTAAGCACAGGAAGAAGGGAAAGGTCGCGCTTGTCTCGGGCGGCGGCAGCGGTCACGAGCCGGCGCACGCGGGCTACGTCGGTGAGGGCATGCTCGATGCCGCGGTCGCGGGTCCTGTCTTCACGTCGCCGACACCGGACATGATCCTGGCGGGGATAGAAGCCGTCGCGGACAGCGCGGGCGTGCTCTGCATCGTCAAGAACTACACGGGAGACGTCATGAATTTTGAAATGGCGATCGACATGGCGGCGGACGAGGATATCAAGGCGGATCACGTCGTGGTCAACGACGATGTCGCCGTGAAGGACAGCCTCTACACGACGGGACGGCGCGGCGTCGCCGGTACGGTCCTCGTGCACAAGGTGACAGGCGCCAAGGCGGAAGAGGGCGCGGAGCTGGCGGAGGTCAAGCGCGTCGCGCAGAAGGCGATTGAGAATGTCCGCTCGATGGGCGTCGCCATCTCGCCGTGTACCGTCCCGGCTGCGGGAAAGCCGGGCTTCACACTCGCGGACGACGAGATGGAAATCGGCATCGGCATCCACGGCGAGCCGGGGACGAAGCGCGAAAAGCGCAGGAGCGCGAACGAGATCGCGCAGGAGCTTCTGGATGCGATTCTCGCCGATCTGGACTACAAGGGCAGTGAGGCCGTTCTCCTCGTGAACGGCATGGGAGCGACGCCTCTCATGGAGCTGTACATCGTCAACAATTTTGTGCAGGACTATCTGGCGGAAAAGGGCGTCAAGGTCTACGATACGATGATCGGCAGCTACATGACCTCCATCGAGATGGCGGGCTTCTCGCTGACGCTCCTGCGTCTCGATGACGAGCTGAAGAGACTGTATGACGCGCCGGCGGATACCGCGGCCATCGAAAGGTAACGGGAGAAGCTGTGATGAACGCGGAGCAGAACATAGATATCATCAAGGCGATGATCGCGAAAGTCGAAGAGACAAAGGACGAGCTGACGGAGCTCGACAACGCCATCGGCGACGGCGACCACGGCATCAACCTCGCGCGCGGATTTCAGGCGGTCGGCGAGAAGATAGACGCGCTCGCGGCGATGGATGTGGGTGCGCAGATGAAGGCGGTCGGCATGACGCTTGTCTCGACCGTCGGCGGCGCGTCAGGGCCTCTGTACGGGACGGGCTTCATGAAGCTCGGCGCGGCGCTCAAGGGGCAGACGGAGGTCTCGGACGAAGACTTCATCCGCGCCTTCGGCTCGATGATCGAGGGCATCAAGATGCGCGGCAAGTCGACCGCCGGCGAAAAGACGATGCTCGACGCCCTGTGCCCCGCCTACGACGCGCTTTCAGAGGCGCACGGCGAGGGCAGGGAGCTCAAGGAATGCCTCGCGCATGCCGTCGAGGCTGCGAAAAAAGGCGTGGAATACACAAAGACGATTCCCGCGACGAAGGGGCGCGCGAGCTATCTCGGCGAGCGAAGCATCGGACATCAGGATCCCGGCGCGACCTCCGCGCTCTACCTGATGGAAGCCATTGCGTCGGCGCTGTAAGGGCGGGATAAGATGTAGGAAGCACTGATAAAATGAAGTCTGTCAGTTTATCAGCGTTTCCGTAAGTGAGGTGAGTCGGATTGGTAGGCATTGTAATCGTTTCGCACAGCAGGCAGGTCGCGGAAGGCGTGGTCGAGCTCATGCACATGGTCGCGCGTGATGTATGCGCGCGTGCGGCGGGCGGCCTTGCGGACGGCACGCTCGGCACGAGCTTTGACCGCATCATGGAGGCCGTCGAAGCGGTGGACACGGGGGACGGCTGCGCGATTCTCATGGATCTCGGCAGCGCCGTCATGACGAGTGAGATGGTGGCTGAAGCCATGGAGGATCATCAGATCCGCCTCATCGACGCACCGCTTGTCGAGGGCGCCGTCCTCGCCGCGGCACAGGCTGTACAGGGCAAGACGCTTGCGGAGATTGAGGCATCCATGGAGGAGGCGCGCAGGATGCGGAAGATTCCCGACTGATGCGCGTGCACTGCCGTATACGGCGCCGCACAGAGGCATTCCCGCGGACTCGCGTCATAATATCTTGCGGCGTGCGGAATCTATGCTATAATAGGTAGTTGATGAATACATATTGGGAGGCAGGATCATGAAAATGAAAAAAACATTTCTTATGGGAGCGATCGCTCTGATGACGGCCGCTTCTTTTGTTGTCACGGGCTGCGGCGGATCGGCAGGCAAGGACGATGCAAAGAAGGCGTCCGAGCCGCTGAAGGTCGCTACCAACGCGGACTTTGCACCGTTCGAGTTCCAGGAGGCGGACGGCAGAGAGTACCAGGGCTTCGACATGGATCTCATCCGCGCCGTTGCAAAGGAAATGGGGCGTGAGGCGGA
This portion of the Selenomonas sp. TAMA-11512 genome encodes:
- the dhaK gene encoding dihydroxyacetone kinase subunit DhaK yields the protein MKKFINRPESVEREMTEGLVKAYPQKLEKLPEGNIVVRKHRKKGKVALVSGGGSGHEPAHAGYVGEGMLDAAVAGPVFTSPTPDMILAGIEAVADSAGVLCIVKNYTGDVMNFEMAIDMAADEDIKADHVVVNDDVAVKDSLYTTGRRGVAGTVLVHKVTGAKAEEGAELAEVKRVAQKAIENVRSMGVAISPCTVPAAGKPGFTLADDEMEIGIGIHGEPGTKREKRRSANEIAQELLDAILADLDYKGSEAVLLVNGMGATPLMELYIVNNFVQDYLAEKGVKVYDTMIGSYMTSIEMAGFSLTLLRLDDELKRLYDAPADTAAIER
- the dhaM gene encoding dihydroxyacetone kinase phosphoryl donor subunit DhaM, producing the protein MVGIVIVSHSRQVAEGVVELMHMVARDVCARAAGGLADGTLGTSFDRIMEAVEAVDTGDGCAILMDLGSAVMTSEMVAEAMEDHQIRLIDAPLVEGAVLAAAQAVQGKTLAEIEASMEEARRMRKIPD
- the dhaL gene encoding dihydroxyacetone kinase subunit DhaL; protein product: MNAEQNIDIIKAMIAKVEETKDELTELDNAIGDGDHGINLARGFQAVGEKIDALAAMDVGAQMKAVGMTLVSTVGGASGPLYGTGFMKLGAALKGQTEVSDEDFIRAFGSMIEGIKMRGKSTAGEKTMLDALCPAYDALSEAHGEGRELKECLAHAVEAAKKGVEYTKTIPATKGRASYLGERSIGHQDPGATSALYLMEAIASAL
- a CDS encoding TatD family nuclease-associated radical SAM protein, producing the protein MIIYGTAEGGKYIPIDKYLKTFPEGKHNLYVNITNQCNCACTFCLRSMKEMREDASLWLRGKEPSVGEVKSLLDTVAWGRIKEVVFVGFGEPTMRLADLVELITYVKRHHPEVKTRLNTNGLSDLAYGRDTSKDFAGHILDTVSISLNASNAERYLELTRSVYGIRSFTAMLDFAEHMKAYVPNVVLTIVDEVEGPEEIERCRKICADRGLTLRVRPYEAN
- the rarD gene encoding EamA family transporter RarD yields the protein MTAFQKGTIAIFATYVMWGFFPLYWRLMESVDSMEILAQRMVWCFIFMLFVITAKRSRHGLADACRGLLRQRTRMLALFSAAIFISLNWLTFIWAVNHDHVVDCGIGYYINPLVTIAFGVIFFRERLTPTKKLCIVLAAIGIFIMTVQTGTLPYIAPVLAFTFGAYGAVKKKLQMNPIHSIMLETAILAPIALLYSVYLIKGQVSTIDFDDVPLLFVIAGMGAVTTVPLMLFSYGANLLPLNVIGFLQYISPTLQLLLGIFFFQEPFTVPQFAAMSFIWAALLLFTLSESLRHR